One Endozoicomonas gorgoniicola DNA window includes the following coding sequences:
- a CDS encoding DEAD/DEAH box helicase: protein MSDTETVPSFAEMPLAPAVIKAVKDVGYETPSPIQAQSIPHLLEGKDLLGLAQTGTGKTAAFALPLLSRVDTKKRHPQVLVLAPTRELAIQVAEAFQRYARHMPGFHVLPVYGGQDMRGQLRGLQRGAQVIVGTPGRVMDHLRRGSMKLDDLKAVVLDEADEMLRMGFVDDIEWIMEQTPSERQVALFSATMPRQIRKIADTHLTDPVTVEIKSKTATVDTITQKVCMVSGYHKLDALTRILEVEPFDAMIIFVRTKTATVELAEKLEARGFSAAALNGDMSQALREKVIDRLKKGSLDILIATDVAARGLDVERMSHVVNYDIPYDTEAYVHRIGRTGRAGRQGTAILFATHRERRMLRAIENATRQRIDDMRLPSMRDVRDMRIRQFKEDVSKSLELGDEKLADFRNIVNELMTEGDMSPEDLAAALCFMAQKERPFPDGKEPERPQRQRRERDDRRGERGDRGDRPRRDRREDNEGMVRYRVEVGREQGINPGDLVGAIANESKISGKSIGHIRLFERFSSIYLPEGMDNSTLASLKQVKVRNKPLEMSVWVDDGSFREERPRRRRRDGEFRRDRDRRSNATRGSSQNNPSRKPRQRDREDHS, encoded by the coding sequence ATGTCCGATACTGAAACCGTTCCTTCCTTTGCGGAAATGCCTCTTGCCCCTGCAGTGATCAAAGCTGTAAAGGATGTCGGTTACGAAACCCCTTCTCCTATCCAGGCGCAAAGTATTCCTCATCTGCTGGAAGGTAAGGATTTGCTGGGCCTGGCGCAGACCGGTACCGGCAAAACCGCTGCGTTTGCTCTGCCGCTGCTGTCTCGTGTAGACACTAAAAAACGTCACCCACAGGTTCTGGTGCTGGCACCTACCCGTGAACTGGCGATCCAGGTTGCAGAAGCCTTCCAGCGTTATGCCCGTCACATGCCCGGTTTCCACGTACTGCCTGTTTACGGTGGTCAGGATATGCGTGGTCAGCTGCGCGGCTTGCAGCGCGGCGCTCAGGTTATTGTAGGTACTCCGGGGCGTGTTATGGATCACCTGCGTCGTGGCTCCATGAAACTGGACGACCTGAAGGCGGTGGTACTGGATGAAGCCGATGAAATGCTGCGCATGGGCTTTGTTGACGATATCGAATGGATCATGGAGCAGACGCCAAGTGAGCGTCAGGTGGCCCTGTTCTCTGCGACCATGCCACGGCAGATTCGTAAAATTGCCGATACTCACCTGACCGACCCGGTGACTGTTGAGATCAAGTCCAAGACCGCTACCGTAGACACCATCACCCAGAAAGTGTGCATGGTAAGCGGCTACCACAAGCTGGACGCCCTGACCCGAATTCTGGAAGTCGAGCCATTCGACGCCATGATCATCTTCGTACGCACCAAGACAGCAACCGTTGAGCTGGCTGAAAAGCTGGAGGCCCGTGGCTTCTCTGCGGCAGCCCTGAACGGCGACATGTCTCAGGCACTGCGTGAGAAAGTGATCGACCGTTTGAAGAAAGGCTCTCTGGATATTCTGATTGCGACTGATGTAGCGGCACGTGGTCTGGACGTTGAGCGTATGTCTCACGTGGTTAACTACGACATTCCTTACGACACTGAAGCTTATGTACACCGTATTGGTCGTACTGGCCGTGCGGGACGTCAGGGTACAGCCATTCTGTTTGCGACTCACCGTGAGCGTCGTATGCTGCGTGCTATCGAGAACGCTACCCGTCAGCGTATCGACGACATGCGTCTGCCATCCATGCGTGACGTTCGCGACATGCGTATCCGTCAGTTTAAGGAAGACGTTTCCAAGTCTCTGGAACTGGGTGACGAGAAACTGGCTGACTTCCGCAATATCGTCAATGAGCTGATGACAGAAGGCGATATGAGCCCGGAAGACCTGGCAGCGGCCCTGTGCTTTATGGCTCAGAAAGAGCGCCCATTCCCGGACGGAAAAGAACCTGAACGTCCACAGCGTCAGCGTCGTGAGCGTGATGACCGTCGTGGTGAGCGCGGAGATCGTGGTGACCGTCCACGTCGTGATCGTCGTGAAGACAACGAAGGCATGGTTCGTTACCGTGTTGAAGTGGGTCGTGAACAGGGTATTAACCCCGGCGACCTGGTCGGTGCAATTGCCAACGAAAGCAAGATTTCCGGTAAGAGCATCGGTCATATCCGCCTGTTCGAGCGTTTCTCTTCCATCTATCTGCCAGAAGGTATGGATAACTCAACACTGGCTTCCCTGAAGCAGGTGAAGGTACGCAACAAGCCGCTGGAAATGAGTGTGTGGGTAGACGACGGTAGTTTCCGTGAAGAGCGTCCTCGCCGTCGCCGTCGTGATGGTGAATTCCGTCGTGACCGTGACCGTCGCAGCAACGCTACCCGTGGTTCTTCACAGAACAACCCTTCCCGCAAGCCACGTCAGCGTGATCGTGAAGATCATTCATAA
- a CDS encoding lysophospholipid acyltransferase family protein produces the protein MRRTIFDTPVINTALRLLSNAILKLRGWKKEGQLPDVGKCVVIAAPHTSNWDFVFMMLMAFSFRLKVFWMGKNSLFKGPLGLIMRFLGGIPVERSKHTGLVQQTIDQFNQNDDLFIALSPEGTRGKVTKWKSGFYHVANGANVPVAMAFLDYKRKVAGFGPLFMPTGDYEKDLTDIQAFYRGISGKNPSQF, from the coding sequence ATGCGTCGTACCATATTTGATACCCCGGTGATCAACACCGCACTGCGCCTGCTGTCCAATGCCATCCTTAAACTGAGAGGCTGGAAGAAAGAAGGTCAGTTGCCCGATGTGGGCAAATGCGTTGTGATTGCCGCTCCCCATACCAGTAACTGGGACTTCGTGTTCATGATGCTGATGGCCTTTTCTTTCCGGCTGAAAGTATTCTGGATGGGGAAAAACTCGCTGTTCAAAGGGCCTCTTGGTCTCATCATGCGCTTTCTGGGAGGTATTCCGGTCGAGCGCAGCAAACATACAGGGCTGGTGCAACAGACTATCGACCAGTTTAACCAGAATGATGATCTGTTTATTGCCCTGTCTCCTGAAGGAACCCGTGGCAAGGTGACGAAGTGGAAAAGTGGTTTCTATCATGTCGCCAACGGTGCCAATGTGCCTGTTGCCATGGCATTTCTTGACTATAAAAGAAAAGTAGCAGGCTTTGGTCCTCTGTTTATGCCAACCGGTGACTATGAAAAAGACCTGACTGACATCCAGGCGTTTTATCGTGGCATTTCAGGTAAAAATCCGTCCCAGTTCTGA
- a CDS encoding DUF4956 domain-containing protein: MLESVDPLLISYLPQDIKSTLFPYASISLASLALNLLIGYALANLIGIHFRKYSKAFGNRKDFSRLFPTLVLSIILIITVVKASLALALGLVGALSIVRFRTPIKEPEELVYLFLNIGIAIALGAGQTFAAVAACFIILVLLIFSRKKTAQSFHENALFLSVSYTMEAGTSKDAILSGLKNVLINYVTRMELSRLDFSESKVDALFFINVDSAGELDLIMSELDSKFDHVEISILEQNDISGL; encoded by the coding sequence ATGTTGGAATCCGTTGACCCCTTATTGATTTCCTATCTGCCTCAGGATATCAAGTCTACATTGTTTCCTTATGCCAGTATCAGCCTGGCATCATTGGCTCTGAACCTGCTCATTGGTTATGCCCTGGCTAACCTCATAGGTATCCATTTCAGGAAATACTCAAAGGCCTTTGGTAATCGAAAGGACTTTTCCAGACTGTTTCCGACGCTTGTGTTGTCGATCATTCTGATTATTACTGTTGTAAAAGCTTCTCTGGCACTTGCACTTGGTCTTGTTGGTGCCTTATCCATTGTACGATTCAGAACCCCAATTAAAGAACCCGAAGAGCTGGTGTACCTCTTTCTGAATATTGGTATAGCGATTGCGCTTGGTGCGGGGCAGACGTTTGCCGCTGTTGCTGCCTGCTTTATTATCCTTGTGCTATTGATATTTTCCAGAAAGAAGACCGCACAGTCTTTCCATGAAAACGCACTGTTTCTTTCGGTCAGTTACACAATGGAAGCTGGCACATCAAAAGATGCTATTCTTTCCGGCTTGAAGAATGTGCTAATTAATTATGTGACAAGAATGGAACTCAGCCGGCTTGATTTTTCTGAATCAAAAGTTGACGCACTGTTCTTTATTAATGTCGACAGTGCCGGAGAATTAGATTTAATCATGAGTGAGCTGGATAGTAAGTTCGATCATGTTGAAATATCGATACTTGAACAAAACGATATCTCAGGTCTTTAG
- a CDS encoding M14 family zinc carboxypeptidase — protein sequence MKQQYISYQKTIEFLNKAMGDYPDLIRLQSIGETWEGRPIMLVTISNDVAYANEKPALLYTGTIHAREWIGIELATQFVQYVIDHYKTNPKLFNALTRNTLYMVPCLNPDGFEYSRRHFSFWRKNRRDNGDGTFGVDLNRNFSVRFRKSQDTSSNIYGGPEPFSEPETRAIKEFVDQHPNITVALDYHSQGNVFFPAHKFNHEEEVEGTDLNQLCANMASEINKVTGRQYGIHRGKPPLNLINGSGREYYYNRGILATVVEVGTRNIPDYLINMKQSVDENIPAVLYALESAINYSPKAPARVSGFLAEKIGMNEVCLKWEHESQSDCFFEIYRTPSPKHPCTNANRVAITRAHSHRDIQLNSGQRYFYTVRVVDRASGIKSPFTPALKLKTLLADDEFSHTLFPARSDVGYVGEKTPSLNSKHFGYNSLFVGVNRNKGHCLGVIAYNLENLPADTHIKTARFSLYPMNRVNAKIEKYGEWSVSILDASEISDLTSYEQIASATVIQTLGDAIPSDQLTQGIWTEWDFTGTERRILQQQIASGRIILRIEGPSTLPRGHDSQMMQFDIGYGRFGAGIHYRPSLEIIYTRASQQLNLEPENLHTIAREKVVEGELKSGFDSHGDKVYGHLSFNLDQLPDPEKTVVTEAYVELKAKNRLQTRKDIRFTIEMAELEEMAYDDVLNRQQIEYIGYEVSNTDLKANPAHCFMFDSYCRQILEQLHSRNMPVYLIVRPTTPSQERNAIIDWHGKGENWQAKLVIKYIERRKKPLTAPTELTATLDRDSGRVRLTWKQPDDPDFVGCYVVRNRFHPPRSPLDGVKLYGGKDEYTLDDFGNPNIAKYYSVFSYDNVPNYSAPATVLFSLNEVIPVLEDEDYETQEDEEERLSRSEESEEALLVKA from the coding sequence ATGAAACAGCAATATATTTCGTACCAGAAAACCATCGAGTTTCTCAATAAGGCCATGGGGGACTACCCCGACCTGATCCGCCTGCAAAGTATTGGCGAAACCTGGGAAGGCCGCCCGATCATGCTGGTGACGATTTCTAACGATGTCGCCTACGCCAATGAAAAACCGGCTCTGCTCTACACAGGTACTATCCACGCCAGAGAATGGATAGGCATTGAACTGGCAACACAGTTTGTCCAGTATGTTATCGATCACTACAAAACCAACCCAAAACTATTTAACGCACTGACCCGCAACACGCTTTATATGGTTCCCTGCCTGAACCCTGACGGGTTTGAGTATTCCCGCCGTCACTTCTCTTTCTGGCGGAAAAACCGCAGGGACAATGGTGATGGCACGTTTGGCGTAGACCTCAACCGTAACTTCTCCGTTCGTTTCCGTAAAAGTCAGGATACCAGCTCCAACATCTACGGCGGTCCGGAACCGTTCTCAGAACCGGAAACCAGGGCGATAAAAGAGTTTGTCGACCAACACCCCAACATCACCGTCGCTCTGGATTACCATTCTCAGGGCAATGTTTTTTTTCCGGCGCACAAGTTCAACCACGAAGAAGAGGTAGAAGGCACCGACCTGAATCAGCTCTGTGCCAACATGGCCAGTGAAATAAATAAGGTGACCGGCCGTCAGTATGGCATCCACCGGGGCAAGCCACCGCTTAATCTTATAAACGGCAGTGGTCGTGAGTATTATTACAACAGGGGCATCCTTGCCACCGTCGTAGAAGTCGGCACCCGAAACATTCCCGACTACCTGATCAATATGAAGCAGAGCGTGGATGAAAACATACCTGCGGTTCTGTACGCTCTGGAGTCTGCCATCAATTACTCACCAAAGGCTCCGGCAAGAGTCTCCGGTTTTCTCGCAGAGAAGATTGGTATGAACGAGGTCTGTCTGAAATGGGAACATGAGAGCCAGTCCGACTGTTTTTTTGAAATATACCGAACCCCTTCCCCCAAACACCCCTGCACCAATGCTAATCGCGTTGCCATCACCCGCGCCCATTCCCACCGGGATATTCAGCTTAACAGCGGCCAGCGTTATTTTTACACGGTCAGAGTCGTCGACCGGGCCAGCGGCATCAAGTCACCTTTTACGCCTGCCCTGAAACTGAAAACACTGTTGGCTGACGATGAATTTTCACACACCCTGTTCCCGGCTCGGTCTGATGTCGGTTATGTGGGTGAAAAAACGCCTTCACTGAACAGCAAACATTTTGGCTATAACTCATTATTCGTTGGCGTGAACCGGAATAAAGGTCACTGTCTGGGGGTTATCGCTTACAATCTGGAAAATCTGCCAGCAGATACTCATATCAAAACCGCCCGCTTCTCGCTTTATCCAATGAACCGGGTTAATGCCAAGATCGAAAAGTACGGTGAGTGGTCAGTCTCCATTCTTGATGCCAGCGAAATCAGCGACCTCACCAGTTACGAACAAATTGCCAGTGCCACGGTTATTCAGACACTGGGTGATGCGATTCCCTCCGACCAGCTGACCCAGGGAATATGGACTGAATGGGATTTCACCGGTACTGAACGGCGCATCCTGCAACAGCAGATTGCCTCGGGTCGTATTATTCTGCGGATTGAAGGCCCGTCTACCCTGCCAAGGGGGCATGATTCCCAGATGATGCAGTTTGATATAGGTTACGGTCGTTTTGGCGCAGGCATCCACTATCGCCCCAGCCTTGAAATCATCTATACCCGAGCCAGTCAGCAGCTAAACCTTGAGCCGGAAAATCTGCACACGATTGCCCGAGAGAAGGTCGTAGAAGGAGAGCTGAAGTCGGGCTTCGACAGCCATGGCGATAAAGTTTACGGACACCTCAGCTTCAACCTTGATCAACTGCCGGACCCGGAAAAAACCGTTGTTACAGAAGCCTATGTAGAGCTGAAAGCCAAAAACCGGCTGCAAACCCGCAAAGATATCCGCTTTACCATTGAGATGGCCGAGCTGGAAGAAATGGCTTATGACGATGTTCTGAACCGCCAGCAGATTGAGTACATAGGCTATGAAGTCAGCAATACCGACCTGAAAGCAAACCCCGCCCACTGCTTTATGTTCGACAGCTACTGTCGTCAAATTCTGGAGCAACTGCACAGCCGCAACATGCCGGTCTACCTGATTGTACGACCAACGACTCCCAGTCAGGAGCGCAACGCCATTATCGACTGGCATGGAAAAGGCGAGAACTGGCAGGCAAAACTGGTAATCAAGTATATTGAGCGCCGCAAAAAACCTCTGACAGCACCCACAGAGCTGACCGCCACCCTGGACAGGGATTCCGGTCGGGTCCGGTTAACCTGGAAACAGCCAGACGACCCGGATTTTGTTGGTTGCTATGTGGTTCGGAACCGTTTCCATCCACCCCGTTCACCACTGGATGGTGTAAAGCTCTATGGCGGCAAAGACGAATACACACTGGACGACTTTGGTAACCCGAACATTGCCAAATATTACTCGGTGTTCAGTTATGACAATGTTCCCAACTACTCTGCTCCAGCAACGGTTTTGTTCAGTCTTAACGAAGTGATACCAGTTCTTGAGGATGAAGATTATGAGACTCAGGAGGATGAGGAGGAACGACTGAGCCGTAGTGAAGAAAGCGAAGAAGCCTTACTGGTAAAAGCCTGA
- a CDS encoding CotH kinase family protein, with the protein MKLRLDRRASFISKREKWFFWGALSLSLILLLPSVDLVRVLLIHGGYRVLHTNPQDKAVQFVGDATKAPHKFFSADRDQPVLRLDIKYKEMRKLAEDRKLAMASGRIPEDRSTAKGTLYYERKAYKADFRLQGDMLDHVNGSDRWSIRVNLKKGKAIFSTSRFALISSSVRQHQGAELFRQTMELAGFDIISPKHIPVKVIVNGDDWGVMLLEQAFGQDLLAGSHRTEGLVVRLDLLSETTDASGQVHRELKPRVIQKKTVLKKEALANQRRVAMSLVSDFLNGKRPASDVFDVEKLGQYLATVDIWGAWHALTWNNWRWYYNPHTAKLEPIQSDVDVSVARHMRLMKKPSNDSLISRVMLSDEVVNKSYQTALTHLREQIDSGSLVSELQEKQREFTRQLYLSSPLLGDYDLALMKEQADCLNTDYKNEPCSQFRGLGPDLHLPMQSMEVVLPWEFRTSFDSLNGEPVLSIFNPDARPLKVREVKYVYPDGRELAIEPDIIGLPRQVTTGERLKISLPEEARQLSVLASYPKEKKQAHSFILNKGALWFIPRPSDSRALKNYPFIKRLPNGWEIQAGKWQIDDYLTTPANWKVTIQPGTELSFSEGSGLMVFGELYVNGTENNPVAFNKQSQSDAWSGLTVFGSGALRNSKVSHLLVTEARNPKLGFWRPRGAVYFINQNVVIDGLTIQDNLSEDALNIINSQVDINRLTIRNALSDGFDCDFCEGKVRDSQFVNVGLVSGGDGLDTSGSVLAISDSYFEGISDKAISAGESSQLTVDNSTIKNSNVAIAVKDRSEVVASNMTLERIKEYSLMSYIKKPIFGPASLIANNITCVRFNCVDKALVEKGSVMSIDGDALGSEDVNIKALYKGIMKSEKPK; encoded by the coding sequence ATGAAGCTACGCCTTGATCGTCGAGCCAGTTTTATTTCCAAAAGAGAGAAGTGGTTTTTTTGGGGAGCGCTGTCTCTGAGTCTGATACTTTTGCTGCCTTCTGTGGATCTGGTAAGGGTGCTGTTGATTCATGGAGGGTATCGTGTGTTACACACAAACCCTCAAGATAAAGCGGTTCAGTTTGTCGGTGATGCAACAAAAGCGCCTCACAAGTTTTTTTCAGCAGATCGTGATCAGCCGGTTTTGAGGCTGGATATTAAATACAAAGAAATGCGAAAGCTGGCTGAGGATCGAAAGCTGGCAATGGCTTCGGGAAGAATTCCTGAAGACAGAAGCACCGCGAAAGGTACTTTGTATTATGAGCGCAAGGCTTATAAAGCCGACTTTCGGTTGCAGGGGGACATGCTTGACCATGTAAACGGGTCTGACCGGTGGTCGATACGTGTCAACTTAAAAAAGGGAAAGGCGATATTCTCGACTTCCCGTTTTGCTTTGATCAGTTCCAGCGTTCGCCAGCATCAGGGAGCAGAGCTGTTCAGGCAGACCATGGAACTTGCGGGTTTTGATATTATTTCGCCGAAGCATATACCAGTGAAGGTCATTGTTAACGGGGATGACTGGGGTGTTATGTTGCTGGAGCAGGCTTTTGGTCAGGACTTGCTGGCAGGAAGTCATAGAACGGAAGGGCTGGTTGTTCGTCTGGACCTGCTGTCTGAAACCACCGATGCCAGTGGTCAGGTGCATCGTGAACTCAAGCCCAGGGTTATTCAAAAAAAGACAGTGCTGAAAAAAGAGGCGTTGGCGAATCAGCGCAGAGTGGCTATGAGCCTGGTCAGCGACTTTCTTAATGGCAAGCGACCAGCAAGCGATGTGTTTGATGTTGAAAAGCTGGGGCAATATCTGGCGACGGTGGACATCTGGGGTGCATGGCATGCTCTGACCTGGAATAACTGGAGATGGTATTATAATCCACACACGGCAAAACTTGAGCCGATTCAGAGTGATGTGGATGTTTCTGTAGCGCGGCATATGCGGTTAATGAAGAAGCCCAGTAACGATTCCCTGATCAGTCGGGTAATGCTTTCTGATGAGGTGGTCAATAAAAGTTATCAGACAGCATTAACTCATTTACGAGAGCAGATTGATTCCGGGTCTCTGGTCAGTGAGCTTCAGGAAAAACAGAGAGAGTTTACACGTCAGCTTTATTTAAGTTCCCCGTTACTGGGTGATTATGACCTTGCTTTGATGAAAGAGCAGGCTGATTGTCTGAATACAGATTACAAGAACGAACCCTGTTCACAGTTTCGGGGGTTAGGTCCGGATCTGCATTTGCCAATGCAGTCAATGGAAGTTGTTCTGCCCTGGGAATTCAGGACATCCTTTGACTCTTTGAATGGTGAACCGGTTTTATCGATATTCAACCCTGATGCCCGTCCGTTAAAAGTGCGGGAGGTGAAGTATGTATACCCTGATGGTCGTGAATTAGCCATTGAACCCGACATTATCGGTTTGCCAAGGCAGGTCACTACTGGTGAGCGTCTGAAGATTTCCCTGCCTGAAGAAGCCAGACAATTGAGTGTGCTTGCTTCTTATCCAAAGGAGAAGAAACAAGCCCATTCATTTATTCTTAATAAAGGCGCTTTGTGGTTTATACCTCGTCCTTCCGACTCCCGGGCACTGAAAAACTACCCATTTATCAAGAGACTTCCCAATGGCTGGGAAATCCAGGCTGGAAAATGGCAGATAGATGATTATTTGACCACTCCGGCAAATTGGAAAGTCACGATTCAACCCGGTACTGAGCTTTCATTTTCGGAAGGTTCAGGGTTAATGGTATTTGGTGAACTCTATGTCAACGGGACTGAAAATAACCCTGTCGCATTCAATAAACAATCCCAAAGTGATGCCTGGTCCGGTTTAACGGTTTTTGGTAGTGGTGCGTTAAGAAACAGCAAGGTCAGCCATTTGCTGGTGACAGAAGCCAGAAATCCAAAACTAGGGTTCTGGCGACCAAGAGGCGCTGTTTATTTTATTAATCAGAACGTTGTGATTGATGGTCTGACCATTCAGGACAATCTTTCCGAAGATGCGCTTAATATCATTAACAGTCAGGTTGATATCAATCGGCTGACGATCCGAAATGCCCTCTCAGATGGCTTTGATTGTGATTTTTGTGAAGGGAAGGTCCGCGACAGTCAGTTCGTCAATGTCGGGCTGGTGTCGGGTGGTGATGGTCTTGATACCAGTGGTTCGGTTTTGGCAATCAGTGACAGTTATTTTGAGGGCATCAGCGATAAAGCGATTTCTGCTGGTGAATCGAGTCAGCTGACGGTTGACAACAGCACGATAAAAAACAGCAATGTTGCAATAGCGGTAAAAGACCGGTCCGAAGTTGTAGCCAGTAATATGACCCTTGAGCGAATAAAAGAATACTCGCTTATGAGCTATATCAAAAAACCTATTTTTGGTCCGGCTTCATTAATTGCAAACAATATTACCTGTGTCCGGTTTAACTGCGTCGATAAGGCACTGGTTGAAAAAGGCAGTGTCATGTCTATTGATGGTGATGCTTTGGGTTCTGAAGATGTGAATATAAAAGCATTGTACAAAGGCATCATGAAATCGGAAAAGCCAAAGTAA
- a CDS encoding glutathione S-transferase family protein has protein sequence MISLYGSGQARSFRALWALEEAGLDFEYQHVRIGQSDEGGSRHPSYLALNSQGKIPTLVHDDLVLTESAAIVNYIAALVPEKQLMPLDDNAMRAKYDEFCFFVLSDLEQPLWTTGKHRFVLPEDYRVEAVFETAQWEFKRSLKALDQYMDGQEYVVGNRFTCADILLAQTINWALRFGFEVPEPYQEYRERLYQRPACQRAAEAATAK, from the coding sequence ATGATTAGTTTGTACGGCTCTGGTCAGGCACGTTCATTCCGTGCGCTCTGGGCGCTTGAAGAAGCCGGGCTCGATTTTGAATACCAGCATGTCAGAATTGGTCAGTCTGATGAAGGTGGTAGCCGTCACCCCTCATATCTGGCATTGAACTCCCAGGGGAAAATTCCAACGCTTGTTCACGATGACCTGGTATTAACCGAAAGCGCCGCAATCGTTAACTATATCGCCGCTCTGGTACCTGAAAAGCAGCTTATGCCGTTGGACGACAATGCGATGCGGGCAAAATACGACGAGTTTTGTTTCTTTGTTTTGTCAGACCTTGAACAGCCTTTATGGACGACAGGTAAACACCGTTTTGTATTGCCGGAAGACTACCGGGTAGAAGCGGTTTTCGAAACGGCACAGTGGGAATTCAAACGTTCCCTGAAGGCATTGGATCAGTATATGGACGGTCAGGAATATGTTGTTGGTAACCGCTTTACTTGCGCTGATATTCTGTTGGCACAAACCATTAACTGGGCTTTGCGGTTCGGGTTTGAGGTGCCTGAGCCATATCAGGAATACCGGGAGCGGCTTTACCAGAGACCTGCCTGCCAGAGAGCGGCAGAAGCGGCGACAGCAAAATAA
- a CDS encoding MetS family NSS transporter small subunit: MTVGAILMMMFGFGVTVGGASLCIRKAMSNK; encoded by the coding sequence ATGACAGTAGGCGCAATTTTAATGATGATGTTTGGGTTTGGTGTGACCGTCGGTGGTGCCAGCCTGTGTATCCGCAAGGCGATGAGTAATAAGTAG
- a CDS encoding polyphosphate polymerase domain-containing protein, whose protein sequence is MDEFRFEVKIPIPMTQAQRFQVWLKTHPLLFSTHYAPRAVNSLYLDSCDLAMYETNLNGISQRKKNRIRWYGSLDEASRAKLEFKLKKSGKGRKIIFDAPLDLQQENTSWRSALRDCYNQLPEEARIILGNGVMPVLICSYSREYYVSACEKIRATIDSNIVVYDQRYSDRPNLIKPQSLGQYYLLELKAAGDFEEELSELMGTCPMIASRHSKYVTGIRKLIWK, encoded by the coding sequence ATGGATGAATTCAGGTTTGAAGTCAAAATTCCAATACCGATGACTCAGGCCCAGAGGTTTCAGGTATGGCTCAAGACTCATCCTCTGTTGTTTTCAACGCATTATGCTCCGAGGGCTGTTAATAGCCTGTATCTGGACAGTTGCGATCTGGCTATGTATGAAACGAATCTGAACGGGATTAGTCAGCGGAAAAAAAATCGCATACGCTGGTATGGCAGCCTTGATGAAGCCAGTAGAGCAAAGCTGGAATTCAAGCTTAAAAAATCAGGTAAAGGACGCAAGATTATCTTTGATGCGCCTCTTGATTTACAGCAGGAAAACACCAGCTGGCGTTCGGCGTTAAGAGATTGTTACAACCAGTTACCCGAGGAAGCGCGGATTATTCTCGGAAATGGTGTGATGCCCGTTTTGATCTGCTCCTATAGCAGGGAGTACTATGTTTCAGCCTGTGAGAAAATCAGAGCGACCATAGACAGTAATATTGTCGTTTATGACCAGCGTTACAGTGATAGACCCAACCTGATCAAACCTCAGTCTTTAGGGCAATATTATTTGCTGGAACTAAAGGCGGCCGGGGACTTTGAAGAGGAATTGTCTGAATTGATGGGAACCTGCCCTATGATCGCCTCACGACATTCCAAGTATGTGACAGGCATACGTAAACTGATCTGGAAATAA